A portion of the Salminus brasiliensis chromosome 9, fSalBra1.hap2, whole genome shotgun sequence genome contains these proteins:
- the LOC140562192 gene encoding C-type mannose receptor 2-like, whose protein sequence is MVSCFSQFHVVKEEKNWSEAQKYCTEKFTDLATIENQEEMDAVKAALNRTTGNFWIGLKQKPGENNRSWFWSDGSNFSYSDWNSGEPNNGVGDICVTLEHEYRWNDAACCWSNPFVCYKEIPLILIKQNKTWREALRYCREKHVDLVSIYNKNIQHQVEFVTKGASTANVWMGLHHTCTLSFWFWVSGEFPCYQNWAPGNGTGVEDCSGGERTGAVQSGSKQWVSLPETQTLNFICSTT, encoded by the exons ATGGTCTCCTGCTTTTCTCAG TTTCATGTGgtgaaagaagaaaagaactGGTCTGAAGCTCAGAAATACTGCACAGAGAAGTTCACTGATCTGGCCACCATTGAAAACCAGGAGGAAATGGATGCTGTAAAAGCTGCTCTCAACAGGACAACAGGCAATTTCTGGATAGGACTGAAACAGAAACCTGGAGAGAACAACAGA AGCTGGTTCTGGTCAGATGGGAGTAACTTCTCATACAGTGACTGGAACAGTGGAGAGCCGAACAATGGTGTGGGTGATATCTGTGTGACATTAGAACATGAATACAGATGGAATGATGCAGCATGCTGTTGGTCTAATCCATTTGTCTGCTATAAAG AGATCCCGCTCATCCTGATTAAACAGAACAAGACGTGGAGAGAAGCTCTGAGATACTGcagagagaagcatgtggacctgGTCTCTATTTACAATAAGAACATTCAGCACCAGGTGGAGTTTGTTACTAAAGGTGCCTCCACTGCTAATGTGTGGATGGGTCTGCATCACACCTGCACTCTGAGCTTCTGGTTCTGGGTGAGTGGAGAGTTCCCCTGCTACCAGAACTGGGCTCCAGGGAACGGGACTGGAGTGGAAGACTGCAGTGGAGGAGAAAGAACAGGAGCGGTTCAGTCTGGAAGTAAGCAGTGGGTCAGTCTGCCAGAGACCCAGACCCTCAACTTCATCTGCAGCACCACCTAG